The following proteins are encoded in a genomic region of Oryzias latipes chromosome 17, ASM223467v1:
- the LOC101168491 gene encoding acyl-CoA-binding domain-containing protein 5 isoform X1 encodes MSSLVELSMAQEEDEHSLERKFSAAVKVVESLPVEGSFQPSDDMMLMFYSYYKQATAGPCDSPRPIGFWDSSSKAKWDAWSSLGNMTKEEAMKNYIEAIQLILETIPISDEVSELVQKLGNFYSEVDGEEVEENAVVSRPFTRPFADHKGFGDLWDDIQNVQEKDTDSVVPSVNNEEAEGSKESSHVEQDSDWRIEDDGDEDFSMSKEEEIIVSPDWSPDPRLLMVDNKGWRSGTKGSSSSVAPSLSSVTNGTHSSLNSEVEEEELICFIEPCAHYDPYMQFNGCLTSHIGAASDRNHRSTDSDNEEFCDSMEHLAMEERLSSSRGQSPGSGAATVKPNDLWFESNTTLKGAEEEVLILFSPSKHSNSLSRREKALLSPMSLCKSRDAACCRELHPVRASRENFNEQIAVALLRLQRDMASALHRLHTLEELARSQSRSPSPRLKDFQLVTRNILFLRPSWWPFDISPLAAFLTVFWPLVSHWLIKLYFQRRRRKIS; translated from the exons ATGTCATCCTTGGTTGAGCTCAGCATGGCGCAGGAGGAGGACGAACACAGCCTGGAGAGGAAATTCAGTGCCGCAGTTAAAGTGGTCGAAAGTTTGCCCGTGGAAG GTTCTTTCCAGCCTTCTGATGACATGATGTTAATGTTCTATAGTTACTACAAGCAGGCCACTGCGGGACCCTGCGATTCCCCCAGACCAATTGGCTTTTGggacagcagcagcaaagcTAAATG GGATGCATGGAGCTCTCTGGGAAACATGACAAAGGAGGAAGCCATGAAGAATTACATTGAGGCCATCCAGCTG ATTTTGGAGACGATACCAATCTCAGATGAGGTGTCTGAACTGGTTCAGAAGCTCGGTAATTTCTACTCCGAGGTCGATGGTGAAGAAGTTGAAGAAAATGCGGTGGTCAGCAGACCTTTCACAAGGCCCTTTGCAGATCATAAAG GCTTTGGGGATCTGTGGGATGATATACAAAACGTCCAGGAGAAGGACACGGACAGCGTTGTGCCGAGTGTCAACAATGAGGAGGCAGAGGGAAGTAAAGAAAGTAGTCATGTGGAGCAGGACAGTGATTGGAGAATTGAGGATGATGGGGATGAAGACTTCAGTATGAGCAAAGAGGAGGAAATCATAG TGAGTCCAGATTGGAGTCCAGACCCTCGGCTTCTAATGGTAGACAACAAAGGATGGAGGTCTGGCACCAAAGGCTCCAGCAGTAGCGTGGCGCCCAGCTTGTCCTCAGTCACCAATGGGACGCACAGCTCTCTCAACagtgaggtggaggaggaggaactcATCTGTTTTATAGAGCCTTGCGCACACTATGACCCTTACATGCAGTTTAACGGATGCTTAACCA GTCACATCGGTGCTGCGTCCGACAGGAACCATCGATCCACAGACTCTGATAATGAGGAATTCTGTGACTCGATGGAGCATCTAGCAATGGAGGAG CGGCTGTCTTCATCCAGAGGACAGTCTCCTGGGTCGGGCGCCGCCACAGTGAAGCCAAATGATCTCTGGTTCGAGAGCAACACGACCCTAAAGGGTGCAGAGGAGGAAGTGCTGATTCTGTTTAGTCCAAGCAAACACAGCAACTCTTTGTCGAGAAGAGAAAAAG CTTTGCTGTCACCAATGTCTCTGTGCAAGAGCAGGGATGCTGCGTGTTGTCGTGAGCTGCATCCTGTCAGAGCTTCAAGGGAAAACTTCAATGAGCAAATAGCAGTGGCTCTGCTGAGGTTGCAGCGTGACATGGCCAGCGCGCTGCACAGGCTACACACTCTGGAGGAGTTGGCTCGGTCACAG TCAAGGTCACCCTCACCAAGGCTGAAAGACTTTCAACTGGTTACACGAAATATCTTG TTTTTGAGGCCATCCTGGTGGCCGTTTGATATCTCTCCTCTCGCAGCCTTTCTGACTGTGTTCTGGCCTTTAGTTTCCCATTGGCTCATCAAGCTTTATTTCCAGCGTAGGAGAAG GAAAATCTCATGA
- the LOC101168491 gene encoding acyl-CoA-binding domain-containing protein 5 isoform X2: protein MSSLVELSMAQEEDEHSLERKFSAAVKVVESLPVEGSFQPSDDMMLMFYSYYKQATAGPCDSPRPIGFWDSSSKAKWDAWSSLGNMTKEEAMKNYIEAIQLILETIPISDEVSELVQKLGNFYSEVDGEEVEENAVVSRPFTRPFADHKVSPDWSPDPRLLMVDNKGWRSGTKGSSSSVAPSLSSVTNGTHSSLNSEVEEEELICFIEPCAHYDPYMQFNGCLTSHIGAASDRNHRSTDSDNEEFCDSMEHLAMEERLSSSRGQSPGSGAATVKPNDLWFESNTTLKGAEEEVLILFSPSKHSNSLSRREKALLSPMSLCKSRDAACCRELHPVRASRENFNEQIAVALLRLQRDMASALHRLHTLEELARSQSRSPSPRLKDFQLVTRNILFLRPSWWPFDISPLAAFLTVFWPLVSHWLIKLYFQRRRRKIS, encoded by the exons ATGTCATCCTTGGTTGAGCTCAGCATGGCGCAGGAGGAGGACGAACACAGCCTGGAGAGGAAATTCAGTGCCGCAGTTAAAGTGGTCGAAAGTTTGCCCGTGGAAG GTTCTTTCCAGCCTTCTGATGACATGATGTTAATGTTCTATAGTTACTACAAGCAGGCCACTGCGGGACCCTGCGATTCCCCCAGACCAATTGGCTTTTGggacagcagcagcaaagcTAAATG GGATGCATGGAGCTCTCTGGGAAACATGACAAAGGAGGAAGCCATGAAGAATTACATTGAGGCCATCCAGCTG ATTTTGGAGACGATACCAATCTCAGATGAGGTGTCTGAACTGGTTCAGAAGCTCGGTAATTTCTACTCCGAGGTCGATGGTGAAGAAGTTGAAGAAAATGCGGTGGTCAGCAGACCTTTCACAAGGCCCTTTGCAGATCATAAAG TGAGTCCAGATTGGAGTCCAGACCCTCGGCTTCTAATGGTAGACAACAAAGGATGGAGGTCTGGCACCAAAGGCTCCAGCAGTAGCGTGGCGCCCAGCTTGTCCTCAGTCACCAATGGGACGCACAGCTCTCTCAACagtgaggtggaggaggaggaactcATCTGTTTTATAGAGCCTTGCGCACACTATGACCCTTACATGCAGTTTAACGGATGCTTAACCA GTCACATCGGTGCTGCGTCCGACAGGAACCATCGATCCACAGACTCTGATAATGAGGAATTCTGTGACTCGATGGAGCATCTAGCAATGGAGGAG CGGCTGTCTTCATCCAGAGGACAGTCTCCTGGGTCGGGCGCCGCCACAGTGAAGCCAAATGATCTCTGGTTCGAGAGCAACACGACCCTAAAGGGTGCAGAGGAGGAAGTGCTGATTCTGTTTAGTCCAAGCAAACACAGCAACTCTTTGTCGAGAAGAGAAAAAG CTTTGCTGTCACCAATGTCTCTGTGCAAGAGCAGGGATGCTGCGTGTTGTCGTGAGCTGCATCCTGTCAGAGCTTCAAGGGAAAACTTCAATGAGCAAATAGCAGTGGCTCTGCTGAGGTTGCAGCGTGACATGGCCAGCGCGCTGCACAGGCTACACACTCTGGAGGAGTTGGCTCGGTCACAG TCAAGGTCACCCTCACCAAGGCTGAAAGACTTTCAACTGGTTACACGAAATATCTTG TTTTTGAGGCCATCCTGGTGGCCGTTTGATATCTCTCCTCTCGCAGCCTTTCTGACTGTGTTCTGGCCTTTAGTTTCCCATTGGCTCATCAAGCTTTATTTCCAGCGTAGGAGAAG GAAAATCTCATGA